In Lacerta agilis isolate rLacAgi1 chromosome 8, rLacAgi1.pri, whole genome shotgun sequence, one genomic interval encodes:
- the RPS19 gene encoding 40S ribosomal protein S19, translated as MPGVTVKDVNQQEFVRALAAFLKKSGKLKVPEWVDTVKLAKHKELAPYDENWFYTRAASTARHLYLRGGAGVGSMTKIYGGRQRNGVMPSHFSRGSKSVARRVLQALEGLKMVEKDQDGGRKLTPQGQRDLDRIAGQVAAANKKH; from the exons ATGCCTGGAGTAACTGTAAAGGACGTGAACCAGCAGGAATTTGTGAGGGCCCTTGCAGCCTTCCTCAAAAA GTCAGGTAAACTGAAAGTACCTGAATGGGTGGACACAGTCAAACTAGCCAAGCACAAGGAACTAGCTCCATATGATGAGAACTGGTTCTACACCAGAGCTG CATCCACAGCTCGCCATCTGTATCTCCGTGGTGGTGCTGGAGTCGGCTCCATGACCAAGATCTACGGGGGCCGCCAGCGCAATGGCGTAATGCCCAGCCACTTCAGCAGAGGCTCCAAGAGTGTTGCTAGGAGAGTGCTGCAGGCTTTGGAAGGGCTCAAAATGGTGGAGAAAGACCAAGATGG AGGTCGCAAACTTACTCCACAGGGGCAACGAGATCTGGACAGGATTGCAGGACAG GTGGCagctgcaaacaagaaacattaa